From a region of the candidate division KSB1 bacterium genome:
- the rsmI gene encoding 16S rRNA (cytidine(1402)-2'-O)-methyltransferase, with amino-acid sequence MSTPIGNLQDITLRALETLRAVDAIAAEDTRRTRILLEQYGIRKPMVSYHEHNKGWRGTELLARLRSGQSIAVVSDAGTPGISDPAYELVCSCIAAGVPVVPIPGPSALVAALTISGLPTDRFVFEGFLPVKKGRQKRLEALREETRTIILFEAPHRIERTLTDLLAHLGNRQAALVRELTKVHEEVWRGSLAELLERSRREPPRGELVLVVEGKTRRFLREQVQSADNGKKL; translated from the coding sequence GTGAGCACACCGATCGGGAACCTGCAGGACATTACGTTGCGTGCCTTAGAGACGCTGCGGGCTGTTGACGCGATCGCCGCCGAGGATACGCGCCGCACCCGTATCTTGCTGGAGCAGTACGGGATCCGAAAACCGATGGTCAGCTACCACGAGCACAACAAGGGGTGGCGGGGCACCGAGCTCCTGGCGCGCCTCCGGAGCGGGCAGAGCATCGCCGTGGTCAGCGATGCGGGGACCCCCGGCATCTCGGACCCAGCCTACGAGCTGGTCTGCTCGTGTATCGCAGCTGGAGTGCCCGTGGTACCCATCCCAGGGCCATCGGCCTTGGTCGCCGCCCTGACGATTTCAGGGCTGCCTACCGACCGATTCGTCTTCGAAGGCTTCCTGCCGGTGAAAAAGGGGCGGCAAAAACGCCTGGAGGCCCTGCGAGAGGAAACGCGCACGATTATCCTGTTCGAGGCACCTCACCGTATCGAGCGCACCCTCACCGACCTCCTAGCCCACCTTGGGAATCGCCAGGCCGCCCTGGTGCGCGAGCTGACCAAGGTGCACGAAGAGGTTTGGCGCGGCTCTCTTGCGGAACTCCTCGAACGGAGCCGCAGGGAACCGCCTCGCGGCGAGCTCGTCCTCGTCGTGGAAGGGAAAACGCGCAGATTCCTGCGGGAACAAGTGCAGTCTGCGGACAACGGTAAGAAGCTTTGA
- a CDS encoding inositol-3-phosphate synthase, which yields MVQKGAQIAEPRGKLGVLIPGLGAVGTTFIAGVELIRRGIAKPYGSLTQMGTIRLGKRTENRVPRIKDFVPLAELDDLVFGGWDIFEDNAYESAKKAGVLSDEHLEQVRDFLENIRPMPAAFDRNYVRRLDGPNVKKAKTKYELAQQLMEDIARFRDANGISRMVMIWCGSTEIYLTPHEVHQDIASFEQAMKENHAAIAPSMLYAYAALSMGVPFVNGAPNLTVDIPALIALAKEKRVPIAGKDYKTGQTLMKTIIAPGLKARLLGLHGWFSTNILGNRDGEVLDDPESFKTKEESKLGVLEYILQPQLYPELYGNIYHKVRINYYPPRGDNKEGWDNLDIFGWLGYPMQIKIDFLCRDSILAAPLVLDLALFMDLAQRAGMYGIQEWLSFYFKSPMTAPGLYPEHDLFIQLMKLKNTLRYLRGEELITHLGLEYYD from the coding sequence GTGGTTCAGAAGGGAGCGCAGATAGCCGAACCCAGGGGGAAGCTTGGAGTACTCATTCCCGGCCTTGGAGCGGTGGGCACCACCTTCATCGCGGGCGTGGAGCTGATCCGGCGTGGCATCGCCAAGCCTTACGGGTCCCTGACCCAGATGGGAACCATACGGCTCGGTAAGCGCACGGAAAACCGGGTGCCGAGGATCAAGGACTTCGTGCCTCTGGCCGAGCTTGACGATCTGGTTTTCGGCGGCTGGGACATTTTCGAGGATAATGCCTACGAATCGGCGAAGAAGGCGGGCGTCCTGTCCGACGAACATCTGGAGCAGGTGCGGGATTTCCTGGAAAACATCCGGCCCATGCCCGCTGCGTTCGACCGCAATTACGTCCGGCGCCTGGACGGCCCCAACGTCAAGAAGGCCAAGACGAAATACGAGCTCGCGCAGCAGCTGATGGAGGACATCGCCCGTTTTCGGGACGCAAACGGCATCAGTCGCATGGTCATGATCTGGTGTGGCAGCACCGAGATCTATCTCACCCCGCACGAGGTTCATCAGGACATCGCGAGCTTCGAGCAGGCGATGAAGGAAAACCATGCCGCCATTGCCCCGAGCATGCTCTACGCCTACGCCGCTCTCTCCATGGGTGTCCCCTTTGTGAATGGGGCTCCCAATCTCACGGTCGATATCCCGGCCCTCATCGCCCTCGCCAAGGAAAAGCGGGTGCCCATCGCGGGGAAGGACTACAAGACGGGCCAGACCCTTATGAAGACCATCATCGCGCCCGGGCTCAAGGCACGCCTCCTTGGCCTTCACGGCTGGTTCAGCACCAACATCCTGGGCAATCGAGACGGCGAGGTCCTGGACGATCCCGAGTCGTTTAAGACCAAGGAGGAAAGCAAGCTCGGCGTGCTCGAGTACATCCTTCAGCCCCAGCTTTACCCGGAACTCTACGGCAACATCTACCACAAGGTACGCATCAACTACTATCCACCTCGGGGCGACAACAAGGAAGGCTGGGATAACCTGGACATCTTCGGCTGGCTGGGCTATCCCATGCAGATCAAGATCGACTTTCTGTGCCGAGACTCCATCCTGGCCGCACCCCTCGTCCTCGACCTTGCCCTCTTCATGGACCTGGCGCAGCGGGCCGGGATGTACGGCATTCAGGAGTGGCTGTCGTTCTACTTTAAGTCGCCCATGACGGCCCCTGGGCTTTATCCGGAACACGACCTCTTTATCCAGCTCATGAAGCTAAAGAATACCCTGCGTTATCTGCGGGGCGAGGAGCTGATCACCCACTTGGGGCTTGAGTATTACGACTGA
- the tmk gene encoding dTMP kinase, with amino-acid sequence MDKGLFISLEGIDFCGKTTQAHLLARRWSEVGREVVSVRDPGSTAISERLREILLDRSAREMHPMTELLLYEAARAQLVAQIIRPGLQRGAVVVADRFSDSTTAYQGYGRGLPLKEVEEANRLGSLGLCPDLTVVIDIPVEESQRRQQALGMPADRIEDQEADFRRRVREGYLEIARHNPQRVILIDGLGTPAEVHARIWEAMEHRLEETGKLSGAATT; translated from the coding sequence ATGGACAAGGGCCTCTTCATTAGCCTGGAAGGGATCGATTTTTGCGGCAAGACCACCCAGGCCCACCTCCTGGCCCGTAGGTGGTCGGAAGTCGGCCGGGAGGTGGTCAGCGTCCGGGATCCGGGCAGCACGGCCATCTCCGAACGCCTCCGCGAGATCCTTCTGGACCGTAGCGCCCGCGAGATGCACCCGATGACCGAGCTTCTCCTCTACGAGGCCGCGCGGGCGCAGCTTGTGGCCCAGATCATCCGACCAGGGCTGCAACGAGGGGCCGTGGTCGTCGCCGACCGCTTCTCTGATTCCACCACAGCCTACCAGGGCTATGGCCGCGGCCTTCCGCTGAAGGAAGTGGAGGAAGCCAATCGTCTCGGCAGTCTGGGACTGTGTCCGGATTTGACCGTGGTCATTGACATTCCCGTGGAGGAGTCGCAGCGGCGACAACAGGCCCTGGGGATGCCGGCCGATCGAATCGAGGACCAAGAGGCGGACTTCCGCCGGCGGGTGCGCGAAGGATATCTGGAGATCGCCCGCCACAACCCGCAGCGTGTGATCCTGATCGATGGACTGGGCACACCCGCTGAGGTCCACGCTCGCATCTGGGAGGCCATGGAACACCGGCTGGAAGAAACGGGTAAGCTGTCTGGAGCGGCAACGACCTGA
- a CDS encoding CDP-alcohol phosphatidyltransferase family protein — MNVFVRRGANPNLFTTAGLFLNAASGAVFATGHLRMGGVLFLLGGVLDTLDGRVARGTGRVTRFGALYDSTLDRYSEIFVFFGMMYYFLHSPHRWALAAILLALGGSLMVSYVRARAEGLGFECKIGIMQRAERVLVLGIGALVHEAALLIALVLVAVLANVTAIQRLHYIWALENGSKNAGLPHGQNYNGD, encoded by the coding sequence GTGAACGTTTTCGTTCGCAGAGGTGCGAACCCGAACCTGTTCACCACGGCAGGGCTCTTCCTCAACGCCGCCTCGGGTGCGGTCTTCGCCACGGGCCACCTGAGGATGGGCGGGGTCCTCTTCCTGCTGGGTGGCGTGCTCGACACCTTAGACGGGCGGGTTGCCCGGGGTACCGGCAGGGTCACACGCTTCGGCGCGCTGTACGATTCCACCCTCGACCGCTACTCCGAGATCTTCGTGTTCTTTGGGATGATGTACTACTTCCTCCATTCGCCTCATCGATGGGCGTTGGCGGCCATTCTCCTGGCCCTCGGAGGCTCCCTCATGGTCAGCTACGTGCGTGCGCGGGCCGAGGGGCTGGGCTTCGAGTGTAAGATAGGGATCATGCAGCGGGCGGAGCGCGTGCTTGTCCTGGGGATAGGCGCCCTTGTCCATGAGGCGGCTCTCTTAATCGCCCTTGTGCTGGTCGCCGTGCTGGCCAATGTTACAGCCATTCAGCGCCTCCACTACATCTGGGCGCTGGAAAACGGCAGTAAGAACGCCGGACTTCCCCACGGGCAAAACTACAACGGCGACTGA
- a CDS encoding aspartate 1-decarboxylase, which produces MLVHVLKAKIQYATVTDARLEYEGSLTLDREIMEAAGLLPHEQVQVLNLNNGDRSETYLIEGPAGSGVVCLNGPLARRGQIGDRIIVLAYCLLGEEEARSWQPRIVFLAEGNRVHRIRS; this is translated from the coding sequence GTGCTTGTCCACGTACTGAAAGCCAAGATCCAGTATGCCACCGTAACCGACGCTCGTCTGGAGTATGAGGGTAGCCTGACCCTCGACAGGGAAATCATGGAGGCTGCGGGTCTTCTCCCGCATGAGCAAGTTCAGGTCTTGAATCTCAACAACGGGGACCGTTCCGAGACCTATCTCATCGAAGGGCCAGCCGGCTCAGGGGTAGTCTGCCTGAACGGCCCCCTTGCTCGGAGGGGTCAGATAGGGGACCGGATTATCGTGCTGGCCTATTGCCTCCTGGGGGAGGAGGAAGCCAGGAGCTGGCAGCCCAGAATCGTCTTCCTTGCCGAGGGCAATCGGGTGCACCGCATACGCAGCTGA
- a CDS encoding MATE family efflux transporter encodes MSRRRAEGCSALKEILRTSLPAVIDLSSQTLMWTVEAILIGQLSASAFAGTAMALQIVILFFTVILTFVVGSSLIISRHIGAGERWEANHILGQALMIGLGVAFLFSLIWYTGAVHLFRLIRQEGTPEARAAGVTYLRTIAFFGPLVITNFIAVGIIRGAGETHYSMAINVFVNGLNLVLAPTLIFGLFGFPRLEVRGAALAVGIAHSCGFMATLWLLRSRRSTLFLSFRELTTPRMTSMRRLFHTGFPTTVEQLATAVVQFVMMSYAARLGVTALAAHGILLRIQGVLSMVYMGFGVGAMSLMGRNLGASDHETAEQTARTANGVVAVMVLGIVGCLVLFSNEIVRLFVGRNQQVVSLGSKVLYVFALVQIPKALGSVLMGHLRGAGDLRWLMWMVIVTGLLIDITTNYVVIFAFGLGLLGLWSVHTLGETVRLLLNVWRFRGGRWKFIDI; translated from the coding sequence GTGTCCCGGAGGCGGGCAGAAGGATGTTCTGCGCTCAAGGAGATCCTGAGGACTTCCCTGCCCGCGGTGATCGACCTCTCGTCGCAGACCCTGATGTGGACGGTGGAGGCGATCCTCATCGGGCAGCTCAGCGCCTCGGCCTTCGCGGGCACCGCCATGGCCCTGCAGATCGTGATCCTCTTCTTCACCGTCATCCTCACGTTTGTGGTCGGGAGCTCTTTGATTATTTCGCGCCATATCGGCGCCGGCGAGCGGTGGGAGGCCAACCACATCCTCGGCCAGGCCCTGATGATCGGCCTGGGAGTGGCCTTCCTCTTCTCCCTCATCTGGTACACCGGGGCCGTACACCTTTTCCGCCTGATTCGACAGGAGGGTACGCCGGAAGCGCGCGCCGCCGGGGTCACCTATCTCCGGACCATCGCCTTTTTTGGCCCCCTGGTGATCACGAACTTCATTGCTGTGGGCATCATTCGCGGCGCCGGGGAAACCCACTATAGCATGGCGATCAATGTCTTCGTCAATGGCCTGAACCTGGTCCTTGCGCCCACCCTGATCTTTGGGCTTTTCGGCTTCCCGCGCCTGGAGGTGAGGGGAGCCGCCCTGGCGGTGGGGATCGCCCACAGCTGCGGGTTTATGGCTACTCTCTGGCTCTTGCGGTCCCGGCGGAGTACGCTTTTCCTTTCTTTTCGCGAACTCACTACGCCGCGGATGACCAGCATGCGCCGCCTCTTCCACACCGGCTTTCCCACCACGGTGGAGCAGCTGGCCACAGCTGTGGTCCAGTTTGTGATGATGAGCTACGCGGCGCGTCTGGGCGTCACCGCGCTGGCCGCCCACGGCATCCTGCTGCGCATCCAGGGGGTGCTCAGCATGGTGTACATGGGTTTTGGCGTCGGGGCGATGAGCCTCATGGGCCGGAACCTTGGAGCTTCGGATCACGAAACGGCGGAGCAGACGGCGCGGACCGCCAACGGTGTGGTGGCGGTCATGGTGCTGGGCATCGTCGGATGCCTGGTCCTGTTCAGCAACGAGATCGTCAGGCTCTTCGTTGGACGAAACCAGCAGGTCGTGTCGCTGGGCTCGAAAGTCCTGTACGTCTTTGCCCTGGTGCAGATCCCCAAAGCCCTCGGCAGCGTCCTCATGGGTCATCTGCGGGGCGCCGGCGACCTCCGATGGCTCATGTGGATGGTCATTGTGACCGGCCTACTGATCGACATCACCACCAACTACGTGGTGATCTTCGCCTTCGGGCTCGGCCTCCTCGGTCTGTGGTCGGTCCACACCTTAGGCGAGACGGTTCGCCTGCTCCTCAATGTCTGGCGATTTCGAGGAGGCCGCTGGAAGTTCATCGACATTTGA
- the ppdK gene encoding pyruvate, phosphate dikinase, giving the protein MAEKKWVYKFGGNSTEGNAKMKNLLGSKGANLAEMALLGIPVPPGFTITTEMCAVYYQTNGQFPPELEGQVKEAMAFVEKEMGATFGDPSNPLLVSVRSGAAISMPGMMDTVLNLGLNDETVQGLAKRTGNERFAWDSYRRFVQMYGDVVLGLKPESKEETDPFEAIIDELKEKKGYKYDTDMTVEDLKYLVAEFKKLIKQRKGVDFPQDPWEQLWGAIRAVFRSWNNERAITYRRLNKIPDDLGTAVNVQAMVFGNMGEDSATGVAFTRDPATGEKVFYGEYLVNAQGEDVVAGIRTPQPINRETKTEPDQVTLEEVMPEAYRTLVDIRDKLERHYKEMQDIEFTIQRGRLWMLQTRTGKRTAKAAIKIAVDMVKEGLIDKKTAIMRVSPEQLDQLLHPMFDPKAKKKVIAKGLPASPGAASGRVVFHADDAEEWNRRGEKVILVRLETSPEDVGGMHAAQGVLTARGGMTSHAAVVARGMGKTCVVGCGAIDVDYAKRQFTVGDLVVKEGDWISIDGSTGEVMLGQVPTVEPQLTGEFAELMSWVDEVRRLGVRTNADTPRDAQVARNFGAEGIGLCRTEHMFFEGDRIKAMREMILAEDEAGRRKALDKLLPYQKEDFIGIFRVMEGLPVTIRLLDPPLHEFLPQDEQAQREMAEEMGVSVEKVKARVTALHELNPMLGHRGCRLGIAYPEITEMQARAIFEAACELAKQGVKVVPEVMVPLVGTLGEFVNQKEIIDRVAKETMQKYGVQVNYLVGTMIEVPRAAITADEIAKEAQFFSFGTNDLTQMTFGYSRDDVGKFLPMYIEKGILKEDPFQVLDQEGVGQLVEMGVKRGRATRPDLKIGICGEHGGEPSSVEFCHRVGMNYVSCSPYRVPIARLAAAQAVIKEEQAKQTK; this is encoded by the coding sequence ATGGCTGAGAAGAAGTGGGTCTACAAGTTCGGAGGGAACTCGACCGAAGGCAACGCCAAGATGAAAAACCTCCTTGGAAGCAAGGGGGCCAACCTTGCTGAGATGGCTTTGCTGGGAATCCCTGTACCTCCGGGCTTCACGATTACCACCGAAATGTGCGCTGTTTACTATCAGACCAACGGGCAATTCCCACCCGAGCTCGAAGGCCAGGTGAAGGAGGCCATGGCCTTCGTCGAGAAGGAGATGGGAGCTACGTTCGGTGATCCCTCCAATCCCCTCCTCGTCTCGGTTCGCTCAGGTGCGGCCATTTCCATGCCCGGGATGATGGACACGGTCCTTAATCTCGGCTTAAACGACGAGACCGTGCAGGGGCTGGCCAAGCGTACAGGCAATGAACGCTTCGCGTGGGACTCCTACCGCCGCTTTGTCCAGATGTACGGCGATGTGGTCCTCGGCCTCAAGCCGGAGAGCAAGGAAGAAACGGATCCCTTCGAGGCCATCATCGACGAGCTCAAGGAGAAGAAGGGGTATAAGTACGACACCGACATGACGGTCGAGGACCTCAAGTACTTGGTCGCTGAATTCAAGAAGTTGATCAAGCAGCGCAAAGGGGTCGACTTTCCCCAGGACCCCTGGGAGCAGCTGTGGGGCGCCATCCGGGCCGTTTTCCGCTCGTGGAACAACGAGCGGGCCATCACCTACCGCCGCCTGAACAAGATTCCGGATGACCTCGGCACGGCCGTCAACGTGCAGGCGATGGTCTTTGGAAACATGGGCGAAGACTCCGCCACCGGTGTGGCCTTCACCCGCGACCCCGCCACGGGCGAAAAGGTCTTCTACGGTGAGTACCTGGTCAATGCCCAGGGCGAGGACGTGGTGGCCGGTATCCGTACGCCCCAGCCTATCAATCGCGAGACGAAGACCGAGCCCGACCAGGTGACTCTGGAAGAGGTCATGCCCGAGGCATACCGCACCTTGGTGGACATCCGCGACAAGCTGGAAAGACACTACAAGGAGATGCAGGACATCGAGTTTACCATCCAGCGCGGACGCCTGTGGATGCTCCAGACGCGCACCGGCAAGCGCACCGCCAAGGCCGCCATCAAGATTGCCGTCGACATGGTGAAAGAGGGGCTGATCGACAAGAAGACGGCGATCATGCGCGTTTCGCCCGAGCAGCTGGACCAGCTCCTGCATCCGATGTTCGATCCCAAGGCCAAGAAGAAGGTCATCGCCAAGGGTCTACCGGCATCGCCTGGAGCGGCTTCGGGCCGCGTGGTCTTCCACGCCGACGACGCCGAGGAGTGGAACCGCCGGGGCGAGAAGGTGATCCTGGTACGGCTGGAAACTTCGCCTGAGGATGTGGGCGGAATGCACGCAGCGCAGGGCGTCCTCACAGCTCGCGGCGGCATGACCTCGCACGCTGCGGTGGTCGCCCGCGGGATGGGCAAGACCTGCGTGGTCGGCTGCGGCGCCATCGACGTCGATTACGCCAAGCGCCAGTTCACGGTGGGCGACCTCGTGGTGAAAGAAGGCGACTGGATCAGCATTGATGGCTCCACCGGCGAGGTCATGCTGGGGCAGGTGCCCACGGTGGAACCGCAGCTCACCGGCGAATTCGCCGAGCTGATGAGCTGGGTGGATGAAGTGCGCCGTCTCGGCGTGCGCACCAACGCCGACACACCTCGCGATGCTCAGGTCGCCCGCAACTTCGGCGCCGAGGGCATCGGGCTCTGCCGTACGGAGCACATGTTCTTCGAGGGCGATCGCATCAAGGCTATGCGCGAGATGATCCTCGCTGAAGACGAGGCGGGCCGCCGCAAGGCCCTGGACAAGCTGCTCCCCTATCAGAAAGAGGACTTCATCGGGATCTTCCGGGTGATGGAAGGGCTGCCGGTGACCATCCGCCTCCTCGACCCGCCCCTGCACGAATTCTTGCCCCAGGACGAGCAGGCGCAGCGGGAGATGGCTGAGGAAATGGGTGTCTCCGTCGAGAAGGTGAAGGCGAGAGTCACGGCCCTTCACGAGCTCAACCCCATGCTCGGCCATCGCGGCTGCCGCCTGGGGATCGCCTACCCCGAGATCACCGAAATGCAGGCTCGAGCCATCTTCGAGGCCGCCTGTGAGCTCGCTAAGCAGGGCGTGAAGGTCGTGCCCGAGGTGATGGTCCCGTTGGTGGGCACCCTGGGCGAGTTCGTGAACCAGAAAGAGATCATCGACCGGGTAGCCAAGGAAACCATGCAGAAATACGGAGTGCAGGTCAACTACCTGGTCGGAACGATGATCGAGGTGCCGCGCGCCGCGATCACCGCGGACGAAATCGCTAAGGAAGCCCAGTTCTTCTCCTTCGGCACCAACGATCTCACGCAGATGACCTTCGGCTACTCCCGCGACGACGTCGGCAAGTTCCTGCCGATGTACATTGAGAAGGGGATCCTGAAGGAGGACCCGTTCCAGGTCCTCGACCAGGAGGGCGTGGGCCAGCTGGTGGAGATGGGCGTGAAGCGCGGCCGCGCCACCCGTCCGGACCTCAAGATCGGCATCTGCGGCGAGCACGGTGGCGAGCCGAGCTCGGTGGAATTCTGCCATCGCGTGGGGATGAACTACGTGAGCTGCTCGCCCTACCGCGTGCCGATCGCCCGTCTTGCCGCGGCTCAGGCAGTCATTAAAGAGGAACAGGCCAAACAAACCAAGTAG
- a CDS encoding S41 family peptidase translates to MKAKRETGLIGLLILVTLTVGGWLSSTVGLGRGQDIYADVRRGIGLFGRVYEEVAQRYVEPIAVDKFVQRGIEAMLEALDPYTVLVEKEDSAELQIMTQGKYGGVGMRIGLRNGWPTVVEPPFEGTPALRAGIREGDQIIEVDGVSTKGLSVSETAARLRGPKGTPVTIKILRPGVEDPLEFRLIRDEIHPKDVTYAGLVTDGVGLIKLSRFSRNAGQEVREAIQQLQGQGARALILDLRNNPGGMLEAAVEVAENFVPKGELIVSTRGRVKEANQEFRSQANPVWTGKPLAILVNRYSASASEIVAGCIQDLDLGVIIGSPTYGKGLVQTVVPIDRETAVKITTAKYYIPSGRLIQRPGIFNRESGVFLADSSAADSNRVYQTRNGRTVRGGGGITPDLLVSEDSLNAFQVALLMKSMLFNFAVEYATRHPELPRNFVVDDDLIEEFRLFLEKNKFDYKVEGEEALDQFRQTAEKAGFLSSLQPGLQQIDLVLRQLKAKEFEASRAFIREELQREIAAKLWGTRGAVEATFDDDQALQRAVEILRNEATYTSILKGSTKTARR, encoded by the coding sequence GTGAAGGCGAAGAGGGAAACAGGCCTGATCGGCCTTCTCATTCTCGTCACCCTGACCGTGGGTGGCTGGCTTTCCAGCACCGTGGGTTTGGGTCGAGGACAGGACATCTACGCCGACGTGCGGCGCGGGATCGGGCTCTTTGGGCGCGTCTACGAGGAGGTCGCCCAGCGCTACGTAGAGCCCATCGCCGTGGACAAGTTTGTCCAGCGGGGCATCGAGGCGATGCTCGAGGCGCTGGACCCGTATACGGTCCTCGTCGAAAAGGAGGATAGCGCCGAGCTCCAAATCATGACCCAGGGCAAGTACGGCGGGGTGGGCATGCGCATCGGGTTGCGCAACGGCTGGCCGACGGTTGTCGAGCCCCCCTTTGAGGGCACCCCTGCCCTGCGCGCCGGCATCCGCGAAGGAGACCAGATCATCGAGGTGGACGGTGTCTCCACCAAGGGGCTGAGCGTGTCGGAGACGGCGGCGCGCCTCCGGGGACCCAAAGGCACCCCGGTGACGATCAAGATCCTGCGCCCGGGCGTCGAAGATCCTTTGGAGTTCCGTCTCATCCGCGATGAGATCCACCCCAAGGACGTCACCTACGCCGGCTTGGTTACCGACGGGGTGGGATTGATCAAGCTCTCACGCTTCTCCCGCAATGCCGGGCAGGAGGTGCGGGAAGCCATCCAGCAGTTGCAGGGGCAAGGCGCCCGCGCCCTCATCCTGGACCTGCGTAACAACCCCGGCGGCATGCTCGAGGCGGCGGTAGAAGTGGCGGAGAACTTTGTGCCTAAGGGGGAACTCATCGTCAGCACCCGCGGCCGCGTGAAGGAGGCCAACCAGGAGTTTCGCTCCCAGGCTAATCCGGTCTGGACGGGCAAGCCTCTGGCTATCCTCGTCAATCGTTACAGCGCCTCGGCCTCCGAGATCGTCGCCGGATGTATCCAGGACCTCGACCTCGGGGTGATCATCGGCTCCCCCACCTACGGAAAGGGGCTGGTTCAGACGGTCGTGCCCATCGACCGGGAGACGGCCGTTAAGATCACCACCGCGAAGTATTACATCCCCAGCGGCCGGCTGATCCAGCGGCCGGGCATTTTCAACCGTGAAAGCGGTGTTTTTCTGGCGGACTCCAGTGCGGCGGATTCTAACCGGGTCTATCAGACCCGCAACGGCCGCACGGTTCGAGGAGGCGGCGGGATCACCCCCGACCTCCTCGTGAGCGAGGACTCCCTCAATGCCTTCCAGGTGGCCTTGCTAATGAAGTCCATGCTCTTCAATTTCGCCGTCGAATACGCCACCCGCCACCCCGAGCTCCCGCGCAACTTCGTGGTGGACGACGACCTGATCGAGGAGTTCCGACTCTTCCTCGAGAAGAACAAGTTCGACTACAAGGTGGAAGGGGAAGAGGCCTTAGACCAGTTCCGCCAGACTGCGGAGAAGGCCGGCTTCCTTTCCAGCCTCCAGCCGGGGCTCCAGCAGATCGACCTGGTCCTGAGGCAACTGAAGGCCAAGGAGTTCGAAGCCAGCCGCGCCTTCATCCGCGAGGAGCTGCAACGGGAGATCGCAGCCAAGCTCTGGGGAACCCGCGGGGCCGTCGAGGCAACCTTCGACGACGACCAGGCCCTCCAGCGCGCGGTCGAAATTCTCCGGAACGAGGCAACCTACACGAGCATTCTAAAGGGCAGCACCAAGACCGCCAGGCGCTAA
- the lat gene encoding L-lysine 6-transaminase, which yields MRHISPRDVHAILRKHMLVDGFDIVVDLEKSKGSYLVDAITGKKYLDFFTYFATLPLGHNHPGLLTPDFKKRLLRAAINKPSNSDFYTVEMAEFVETFSRYAIPDYLPHLFLIDGGALAVENALKTAFDWKVRKNFEKGYTVEKGTKVIHFREAFHGRSGYTLSLTNTSDPRKYMYFPKFDWPRVLNPKITFPLNEENLARVKEAEEISLRQIQQAIARDPDDIAALIIEPIQGEGGDNHFRPEFLRELRRICDENEILLIFDEVQTGVGLTGKMWAHQHFDVRPDIMAFGKKTQVCGILAGPRIDEVKNNVFQESSRLNSTWGGNLVDMVRFARILEIIHEENLIENAARVGEYLLRGLEEIAHETDGQMSNVRGRGLFIAFDLPTTELRNKFLRKALENRLIALASGERSVRFRPPLNLKPEEADHGLEIVRKTLRAILPKKAPAVEPGINHAKYEL from the coding sequence ATGCGCCATATCTCCCCACGTGATGTTCACGCCATTCTGCGCAAGCACATGCTCGTCGATGGCTTCGATATCGTGGTGGACCTTGAGAAGAGCAAGGGCTCTTACCTGGTCGACGCAATCACGGGCAAGAAGTACCTGGACTTCTTCACCTACTTTGCCACGTTACCGTTGGGCCACAACCACCCGGGGCTGCTGACCCCCGACTTCAAGAAGAGGCTCCTGAGGGCTGCCATCAACAAGCCCTCGAACTCCGATTTCTACACCGTGGAGATGGCCGAGTTTGTGGAGACCTTTTCCCGCTACGCCATCCCCGACTATCTGCCGCACCTCTTCCTGATCGACGGCGGAGCCCTGGCGGTGGAAAACGCGCTGAAGACCGCCTTCGACTGGAAGGTGAGGAAGAATTTCGAGAAGGGCTACACGGTCGAGAAGGGGACCAAGGTAATCCACTTCCGGGAAGCCTTCCACGGCCGGAGCGGATACACCCTGTCCCTTACGAACACCAGTGATCCCAGGAAGTACATGTACTTTCCGAAGTTCGACTGGCCGCGGGTGCTCAATCCCAAGATCACCTTCCCGCTGAACGAGGAGAATCTGGCGAGGGTGAAGGAGGCGGAAGAGATCAGCCTGCGTCAGATCCAGCAAGCCATCGCCCGGGATCCGGACGACATCGCTGCGCTCATCATCGAGCCGATCCAGGGGGAGGGAGGCGACAACCACTTCCGCCCCGAGTTTCTCCGGGAACTCCGCCGAATCTGCGACGAAAACGAGATCCTGCTCATCTTCGACGAGGTCCAGACGGGCGTGGGGCTCACGGGCAAGATGTGGGCTCACCAGCACTTCGATGTGCGTCCGGATATCATGGCTTTCGGCAAGAAGACGCAGGTCTGCGGGATCCTCGCCGGTCCCCGGATCGATGAGGTGAAGAACAACGTGTTCCAGGAATCCAGCCGGCTCAATTCCACCTGGGGTGGCAACCTGGTGGACATGGTGCGCTTCGCCCGCATCCTGGAGATCATCCACGAAGAGAACCTCATCGAGAACGCCGCGCGGGTAGGGGAGTACCTGCTGCGCGGCCTGGAGGAGATCGCTCACGAGACCGATGGTCAGATGTCCAACGTACGGGGCCGCGGGCTTTTTATCGCCTTTGATCTTCCGACGACCGAGCTCAGGAACAAGTTTTTGCGCAAGGCCCTGGAGAATCGGCTCATCGCCTTAGCCAGCGGCGAACGTTCGGTCCGTTTCCGTCCGCCCCTGAACCTGAAGCCGGAGGAAGCCGACCACGGGCTGGAGATCGTCCGCAAGACGCTGCGTGCCATTCTGCCGAAAAAGGCGCCCGCGGTGGAGCCCGGGATCAATCACGCAAAGTACGAGCTCTAA